In Moorella sp. Hama-1, a single genomic region encodes these proteins:
- a CDS encoding type II toxin-antitoxin system RelE family toxin encodes MNLEEGSRFKIILAKQPARYIERLNRKWQEKILAIMEDMAVNPFTGDIETIKGKPGYYRRRIGGYRLKFTVNIAGREVHILEFGPRGDFGY; translated from the coding sequence ATGAACTTAGAAGAAGGCTCGAGATTTAAGATAATCCTTGCCAAACAGCCTGCCAGGTATATCGAAAGACTTAACCGGAAATGGCAGGAGAAAATTCTTGCCATCATGGAAGATATGGCTGTTAACCCTTTTACCGGTGACATTGAAACCATTAAGGGTAAACCCGGATATTACCGGCGCAGGATCGGGGGCTACAGGCTTAAATTCACAGTCAATATCGCGGGGCGAGAAGTCCATATACTGGAGTTTGGACCCAGAGGCGACTTTGGATACTAA
- a CDS encoding FAD-dependent oxidoreductase: MGGVVFSTWGGRVADHRDGPPGGGPPWAGEFGGRQLKAFIGWDGLVVTDPEVDLLAALQAYYQAVQGESCGRCVPCRVGTRVIYNVLTRIAGGEGLPSDLDLLRRVAWIVRDGSLCELGQAGARAVLDFLDYYSEALRPFLEEGSQATGGQGALAAGARKSRVQVLASGRVPVESGPGKGQAAGSPAGGVAYKPFVTAPCLKRCPAHLDIPAYIDAIKDGRYEESLAIIRQRTALAGVLGRVCVHPCEENCRRGNVDEPLAIRDLKRFVADYEVKRGRQPVANCGGHLFAGAWRPAGQAKGEETTAVTAGKKVAIIGAGPAGLSAAYQLAGRGYKVTIFEALPVAGGMLAVGIPSYRLPRDILAGEIEAIKALGVTINLNTRVGVDVTMDQLQRDYDAVFIAAGLHASSRMGVAGEDEGYAGFIPGVKFLRDLNLDRCPSLEGKVVAVVGGGNVAMDCARSALRRGAKEVHLVYRRSRAEMPAHATEVNDAEAEGVIYHFLVNPAALVAENGSIKGMQCVRMELGEPDDSGRRRPVPVPGSEFFLPCDIVVPAIGQAADLSFLDGRIEVGKRGTISVDPVTLATSVPGVFAGGDIVLGARTVVEAVAQGNRAAVSIDQYLRQGTTSPTVEDQLDAWLEKVGVYDPEEEIGIYGGRPRQEERVAPVAERVKDFREVEGGFDFHAGRAEAERCLRCYRVGMMVLAGEGESNG; this comes from the coding sequence TTGGGAGGGGTAGTATTTAGCACCTGGGGAGGAAGGGTCGCCGATCACCGGGACGGCCCCCCGGGGGGAGGACCGCCCTGGGCCGGGGAATTTGGCGGCCGGCAGTTAAAGGCCTTTATCGGCTGGGATGGTCTCGTAGTTACCGACCCGGAGGTAGACCTGCTGGCTGCTTTGCAGGCTTATTACCAGGCCGTCCAGGGGGAATCCTGCGGCCGGTGCGTACCCTGCCGGGTAGGGACCAGAGTTATTTATAATGTCCTGACACGCATCGCCGGGGGCGAAGGCCTGCCCTCCGATTTAGACCTTCTCCGGCGGGTGGCCTGGATTGTACGGGATGGTTCCCTATGCGAGCTCGGCCAGGCGGGAGCCAGAGCGGTCCTTGATTTTTTAGATTATTATAGCGAGGCCTTGCGACCTTTCCTGGAGGAAGGTAGCCAGGCCACCGGCGGCCAGGGGGCACTAGCGGCTGGAGCCCGGAAAAGCCGGGTGCAGGTTCTAGCCTCCGGCCGGGTCCCGGTGGAAAGCGGCCCCGGGAAGGGACAGGCCGCCGGCTCCCCGGCGGGTGGTGTAGCCTATAAACCTTTTGTCACGGCACCCTGCCTCAAGCGGTGCCCGGCCCACCTGGACATCCCGGCCTATATCGACGCCATTAAGGACGGCCGCTATGAGGAATCCCTGGCCATCATCCGGCAGCGGACGGCTCTGGCCGGGGTACTAGGACGGGTCTGCGTCCACCCGTGTGAAGAAAACTGCCGCCGGGGCAATGTGGACGAACCCCTGGCCATCCGGGACCTGAAGCGCTTTGTGGCCGATTATGAGGTGAAACGCGGCCGGCAGCCGGTCGCCAACTGCGGGGGTCATCTCTTTGCCGGGGCCTGGCGGCCGGCAGGACAGGCCAAGGGGGAGGAAACCACGGCGGTCACTGCCGGCAAGAAGGTGGCCATAATCGGTGCCGGCCCGGCGGGCCTAAGCGCCGCCTACCAGTTGGCCGGCCGGGGCTACAAAGTTACTATTTTCGAGGCCCTGCCGGTAGCCGGCGGTATGCTGGCGGTGGGTATTCCCAGCTACCGGTTGCCACGGGATATCCTGGCGGGGGAAATCGAGGCCATCAAGGCCCTGGGCGTGACCATTAACCTCAACACCCGGGTCGGCGTCGACGTGACCATGGACCAATTACAGCGCGATTACGACGCCGTCTTTATTGCTGCCGGCCTCCATGCCAGCTCCCGCATGGGAGTGGCGGGCGAGGATGAAGGTTATGCAGGATTTATTCCCGGGGTAAAGTTCTTGCGGGATTTGAACCTGGACCGGTGCCCCTCCCTGGAGGGTAAGGTTGTGGCCGTCGTCGGCGGCGGCAATGTAGCCATGGATTGCGCCCGTTCCGCCCTGCGCCGGGGGGCCAAAGAGGTGCACCTCGTTTACCGGCGTTCCCGGGCGGAAATGCCGGCCCATGCGACCGAGGTCAATGATGCCGAGGCCGAGGGGGTTATTTATCACTTCCTGGTCAATCCCGCTGCCCTGGTAGCGGAAAACGGCAGTATCAAGGGTATGCAGTGCGTCCGCATGGAACTCGGCGAGCCGGACGACTCGGGCCGGCGCCGGCCTGTACCGGTACCAGGGTCGGAATTTTTCCTGCCCTGCGATATTGTGGTGCCGGCTATCGGCCAGGCGGCCGACCTGTCTTTCTTGGATGGCCGGATCGAGGTGGGTAAACGGGGCACCATCAGTGTTGACCCGGTGACCCTGGCTACCAGTGTTCCCGGCGTCTTCGCCGGCGGCGATATCGTCCTGGGGGCCAGGACGGTAGTTGAGGCCGTGGCCCAGGGCAACCGGGCGGCAGTTTCCATTGACCAGTACCTGCGCCAGGGGACCACCAGTCCTACGGTAGAGGACCAGTTGGACGCCTGGCTGGAAAAAGTAGGTGTCTATGACCCGGAAGAGGAGATAGGAATCTATGGCGGCCGGCCGCGGCAGGAAGAAAGGGTGGCGCCGGTGGCCGAGCGGGTAAAGGATTTCCGGGAAGTTGAAGGCGGCTTCGATTTCCACGCAGGCAGGGCCGAAGCCGAACGCTGCCTGCGCTGTTACCGGGTCGGGATGATGGTCCTGGCCGGAGAGGGGGAGAGTAATGGTTAA
- a CDS encoding 2-oxoacid:acceptor oxidoreductase family protein — MREIRFHGRYGQPVAALANKVAAAALTRGKYAQVFESFAAYRPGAPLEVTVRVDNEFIRPRSANASSPDVVVVMDNSLLPVTDVTRGLKAGGTIVAAGIDRAALGERGRGFQFVATGTDGDRQQNLLQVLAEFFF; from the coding sequence ATGAGGGAGATCCGTTTCCACGGCCGTTACGGCCAGCCGGTGGCGGCCCTGGCCAACAAGGTAGCCGCAGCAGCCCTGACCCGGGGTAAATACGCTCAAGTTTTTGAAAGCTTTGCCGCCTACCGGCCGGGGGCGCCCCTGGAGGTTACGGTGCGGGTTGATAATGAATTTATTCGCCCGCGCTCAGCCAATGCCAGCAGCCCGGATGTAGTGGTGGTTATGGACAACAGCCTGCTACCGGTGACGGATGTGACCCGGGGCCTGAAGGCGGGCGGGACCATCGTGGCCGCCGGCATTGACCGGGCGGCCCTGGGGGAAAGGGGCCGGGGTTTTCAATTCGTCGCCACCGGGACGGACGGCGACCGGCAGCAGAACCTCCTGCAGGTCCTGGCGGAATTCTTTTTCTAA
- a CDS encoding sigma 54-interacting transcriptional regulator — protein sequence MPEIAFIAPYEELAHIAQQVSRDLGLDLAVHVARMEEGVGLARELALNGYQVMVSRGVTAWLIQQAIDLPVVDVPIGGYDILRAYYQAKQFGGPIGIADVPDVIQGLESLETILGESFLKYTLKDQNEDIRNGILALKEAGAEVVIGKIAMAREARNFGLNSVIITSGKETVYQALKEAQRVLQVRHQEKRRSEQLKAILDFAYDGIIALDEEGRITVFNPVAEKFSGWKAADAIGRPVTEVIPAAQCHILLGTGKPELGELLDIGNTRVVANRVPIVVDGRPVGVVTTFQNITSLQHLEHKVRRRLAGRGLVARYTFADILGESPALKEAVQLAREYAAVHSTVLIHGETGSGKEMFAHAIHQAGPRREGPFVAINCAALPENLLESELFGYAEGAFTGARKGGKPGLFELAHEGTIFLDEIGEMSPRLQARVLRVLEEGEIMRLGDDRIIPVNVRVIAATHRDLPQMVKEQVFREDLYYRINVLNLEVPPLRQRGADILLLAEHFLEEFCRQLQRPAGRLTAAAAAILLQYSWPGNIRELRNCMERLSLRCHAPEISAAEVALVLGLELPASPAAGTPGNGGRRNGPQGENYPGAGGVTTVNRGPGRETGSNQMGGENAGGNTKENPEALAGQVSTLERGLIKRILAETGGNKAEAARRLGISRTTLWRKLKAGDKGA from the coding sequence TTGCCGGAAATCGCCTTTATCGCCCCTTACGAAGAACTGGCCCATATCGCCCAGCAGGTAAGCCGTGACCTGGGCTTGGACCTGGCCGTCCATGTCGCCCGGATGGAGGAGGGAGTCGGCCTGGCCCGGGAACTGGCCCTTAACGGCTATCAGGTCATGGTCAGTCGCGGTGTGACGGCCTGGCTAATCCAGCAGGCCATCGACCTGCCGGTAGTCGACGTGCCCATCGGCGGCTACGACATCCTGCGGGCCTATTACCAGGCCAAACAATTCGGCGGGCCCATCGGCATCGCCGACGTCCCCGACGTCATCCAGGGACTGGAGAGCCTGGAGACCATCCTGGGGGAGAGCTTCCTGAAATATACCCTGAAGGATCAAAATGAGGACATCCGCAACGGCATCCTGGCCCTGAAGGAGGCCGGGGCCGAGGTGGTCATCGGCAAGATCGCCATGGCCCGGGAGGCGCGCAACTTCGGCCTCAACAGCGTCATCATCACCTCCGGCAAAGAAACCGTCTACCAGGCCTTAAAGGAAGCCCAGCGGGTCCTCCAGGTCCGCCACCAGGAGAAGCGGCGGTCCGAGCAGTTGAAGGCCATACTGGACTTCGCTTACGACGGCATTATCGCCCTGGATGAGGAAGGCCGCATTACCGTCTTCAACCCGGTGGCCGAAAAATTCTCCGGCTGGAAGGCGGCGGACGCCATCGGCCGGCCGGTGACGGAGGTGATCCCGGCAGCCCAGTGCCACATCCTACTGGGCACCGGGAAGCCGGAACTGGGCGAGCTGCTGGATATCGGCAACACCCGGGTGGTAGCCAACCGGGTACCCATTGTCGTCGACGGCCGCCCTGTCGGGGTGGTGACGACCTTCCAGAATATTACCAGCCTGCAGCATCTGGAGCACAAAGTGCGACGCCGCCTGGCCGGCCGCGGCCTGGTAGCCCGGTATACCTTTGCCGATATCTTGGGGGAAAGCCCGGCTTTAAAAGAAGCAGTCCAACTGGCCCGGGAATACGCCGCCGTCCACTCCACCGTCCTGATCCATGGTGAAACAGGCTCGGGCAAGGAGATGTTCGCCCACGCCATCCACCAGGCCGGGCCCCGGCGGGAGGGACCCTTTGTAGCCATTAACTGTGCCGCCCTGCCGGAAAACCTCCTGGAGAGCGAGCTTTTCGGTTATGCTGAGGGCGCCTTCACCGGGGCGCGCAAAGGGGGTAAACCCGGTCTCTTTGAACTCGCCCACGAGGGGACCATCTTCCTGGATGAGATCGGCGAGATGTCACCCCGCCTCCAGGCCCGGGTCTTAAGGGTCCTGGAAGAAGGAGAGATTATGCGCCTGGGTGACGACCGCATTATCCCGGTCAACGTGCGGGTCATCGCCGCCACCCACCGCGACCTGCCGCAGATGGTCAAGGAGCAGGTCTTCCGGGAAGACCTGTACTACCGCATCAATGTCCTGAACCTGGAGGTACCCCCCCTGCGGCAGCGGGGGGCCGATATCCTCCTCCTGGCGGAGCACTTCCTGGAGGAATTCTGCCGCCAGCTCCAGCGGCCGGCAGGCCGGTTGACGGCCGCGGCTGCGGCTATCCTCCTCCAGTATAGCTGGCCGGGAAATATCCGCGAGTTACGCAACTGTATGGAACGCCTCTCCTTACGCTGTCATGCCCCGGAGATTAGCGCCGCCGAGGTGGCCCTGGTCCTGGGGCTGGAACTGCCTGCCTCGCCTGCCGCTGGGACACCCGGCAACGGCGGCCGGAGAAATGGCCCACAGGGTGAAAATTATCCGGGTGCCGGCGGAGTAACGACCGTCAACAGGGGGCCAGGACGGGAAACCGGGTCTAACCAGATGGGGGGAGAAAACGCCGGAGGAAACACCAAAGAAAACCCGGAGGCCCTCGCCGGCCAGGTAAGCACCCTGGAGCGCGGCCTCATCAAACGCATCCTGGCGGAAACAGGGGGCAACAAGGCCGAGGCCGCCCGCCGCTTAGGGATAAGCCGCACCACCCTGTGGCGCAAGCTGAAAGCGGGAGATAAAGGCGCGTAA
- a CDS encoding 4Fe-4S binding protein: MAAAAAMGSIREERPVVDLQKCNLCRECLLYCPDAALAVVDGEVRVNLHFCKGCGVCAVECPVRAITMVPEYTGDRGLV; the protein is encoded by the coding sequence ATGGCCGCCGCTGCGGCTATGGGCAGTATCCGCGAGGAACGACCGGTTGTTGATCTTCAAAAATGCAACCTTTGTCGCGAGTGCCTGCTGTATTGCCCGGACGCAGCCCTGGCGGTAGTCGATGGGGAGGTCAGGGTCAATTTGCATTTTTGCAAGGGGTGCGGCGTCTGCGCCGTCGAGTGCCCTGTCCGGGCTATTACCATGGTGCCGGAGTATACCGGCGACCGCGGCCTGGTGTGA
- a CDS encoding thiamine pyrophosphate-dependent enzyme → MELVNNPAEVPEAELFTGGHDGCRGCGAALAVRQAMKALGPRTIISIPASCMATIGGSGLSTAWQVPFYHSLFECAPAVASGIRAALDVQGIEDVNVVSWAGDAGTADIGFQSLTGAAERQENIIHVCYDNETYMNTGGQAGSVTPYLATTPDTPAGKPTPRKDMLAIMAAHHPAYLATASVAYPLDLIQKFQRATGIQGFRYIHILAPCFKGWGIREDQTVQLARLAVECGLWQLYEEVDGRRRLTVIPEHRVPVRDYLRLQGRFRNMDEGAVAALQAAVDRSWQGVQS, encoded by the coding sequence ATGGAACTGGTTAATAATCCGGCGGAGGTACCGGAGGCGGAACTCTTTACCGGTGGTCACGACGGCTGCCGCGGCTGCGGCGCCGCCCTGGCGGTACGCCAGGCCATGAAGGCCCTGGGCCCCAGGACCATTATCAGTATCCCGGCCTCCTGTATGGCCACCATCGGCGGCTCAGGCCTCAGTACCGCCTGGCAGGTCCCCTTTTATCACTCCCTCTTTGAGTGCGCCCCGGCGGTGGCTTCCGGTATCCGGGCCGCCCTGGACGTGCAGGGGATTGAGGACGTTAACGTGGTCTCCTGGGCCGGGGACGCCGGGACGGCGGACATCGGCTTCCAGTCCCTCACCGGGGCCGCCGAGCGCCAGGAGAATATCATCCACGTCTGTTACGATAATGAAACCTATATGAATACCGGCGGCCAGGCCGGCAGCGTGACCCCTTACCTGGCGACCACCCCCGACACCCCGGCGGGTAAACCCACACCGCGCAAGGATATGCTGGCCATTATGGCCGCCCACCACCCGGCCTACCTGGCCACAGCCTCGGTGGCCTATCCCCTGGACCTGATCCAGAAGTTCCAGCGAGCTACGGGTATCCAGGGTTTCCGTTATATCCACATCCTGGCCCCCTGTTTTAAGGGCTGGGGCATCCGGGAGGACCAGACAGTGCAGCTGGCGCGGCTGGCCGTGGAGTGTGGCCTGTGGCAGCTTTATGAAGAGGTAGACGGCCGGCGCCGGCTGACGGTTATCCCGGAACACCGGGTGCCGGTGCGGGATTACCTGCGGCTGCAGGGGCGTTTCCGGAACATGGATGAGGGGGCCGTTGCGGCCCTCCAGGCCGCAGTCGATCGTTCCTGGCAGGGGGTGCAGTCATGA
- a CDS encoding transketolase C-terminal domain-containing protein, with protein MRQLLNGNEAAAHAARLARVEVLASYPITPAAPAMEKITRFIAEGNLKARFIRVESDHSALAACLGAAMAGARPFLITNSQGLAYMSEVLYHTSGLRQPVVMAVVNRALAAPHSRFPEHGDAVAQEAAGWVQLFCENNQEVLDSILQAFYLGEDEGVRLPVMVHYEGYIQSHTREVVDLPEPEAVDAFLPLVRRPVLDVDHPLAVNTVTGPGLYTEYKYNQDAALQGAGRILEEVSRAYAGLTGRDWGGPVMGYRLEDAEILLVAMGSLVSTAREAVDALREQGLKAGLLKIRLFRPFPAAAVVANLRRAKAVVALDKNIVYGVGGALARELRASLYGQAVVPVYSSILGLGGRDVGAADLIRIYGEVEEQAAGGVPPAAYQWYGRQS; from the coding sequence GTGCGCCAGTTGTTGAACGGCAATGAAGCCGCCGCCCATGCCGCCCGCCTGGCCCGGGTGGAGGTCCTGGCCTCCTACCCCATTACCCCGGCGGCACCGGCCATGGAAAAGATAACCCGGTTTATAGCGGAAGGCAACCTTAAGGCCAGATTTATCCGGGTGGAATCCGATCACAGCGCCCTGGCGGCCTGCCTGGGGGCGGCCATGGCCGGGGCGCGGCCCTTCCTGATTACCAATTCCCAGGGCCTGGCCTATATGAGCGAAGTCCTCTACCATACCTCCGGCCTGCGCCAGCCGGTGGTCATGGCCGTGGTCAACCGTGCCCTGGCAGCGCCCCACAGCCGTTTCCCGGAGCACGGGGACGCTGTGGCCCAGGAGGCCGCGGGCTGGGTGCAGCTTTTCTGCGAGAACAACCAGGAGGTCCTGGACAGCATCCTCCAGGCCTTCTACCTGGGGGAAGACGAGGGAGTACGCCTGCCGGTAATGGTGCATTATGAGGGTTATATCCAATCCCACACCCGGGAGGTGGTAGACCTGCCGGAACCGGAGGCGGTAGATGCCTTTCTGCCCCTGGTGCGGCGCCCGGTCCTGGACGTGGATCACCCCCTGGCGGTAAACACTGTTACCGGCCCCGGGCTCTATACCGAGTATAAATATAACCAGGACGCCGCCCTGCAGGGGGCCGGCCGAATCCTGGAGGAAGTGAGCAGGGCCTACGCCGGGCTGACGGGCCGTGACTGGGGCGGCCCGGTAATGGGTTACCGCCTGGAGGATGCGGAGATCCTCCTGGTGGCCATGGGTTCCCTGGTCAGCACAGCGCGGGAGGCCGTTGACGCCCTGCGGGAGCAGGGCCTCAAGGCCGGGCTGCTGAAGATCCGCCTCTTCCGGCCCTTCCCGGCCGCGGCCGTGGTGGCTAACCTCCGGAGGGCAAAGGCCGTCGTCGCCCTGGATAAGAATATTGTCTATGGCGTCGGCGGCGCCCTGGCCCGGGAACTGCGGGCCAGCCTCTACGGCCAGGCTGTGGTTCCCGTTTACAGCTCCATCCTGGGCCTGGGGGGCCGGGATGTAGGTGCCGCAGATCTGATAAGGATTTATGGCGAGGTGGAAGAACAAGCAGCAGGTGGGGTTCCACCGGCGGCCTATCAATGGTACGGCCGGCAGAGTTAG
- the fdhF gene encoding formate dehydrogenase subunit alpha, translating into MVNLTIDGQRVTAPEGLTILEVARENGIHIPTLCHHPKLRPLGYCRLCLVDIEGAAKPMTACNTPVAEGMVVRTGTPAIEGMRKGIIEMLLSLHPEDCLTCEKAGNCQLQDCAYTYGAKHGELPVKREELPILQENPFIVRDYNKCIVCGRCVRACQEVQVQGVVDLVDKGSAARVGATKAGAEVTLEEGGCVFCGNCVQVCPVGALTEKAGLGQGREWETRKVRTTCTFCGVGCNLEVSVKDDHVVRVRGYDNPLVNNGWTCVKGRFGNDFAESPERVPRPLIRVGERGEGRFREATWDEALDYTARRLTEIKGQYGSRAIAALSSARCTNEDNYLMQKFMRAVIGSNNVDHCARTUHAPTVAGLAIAFGSGAMTNSIAEIEHNDVLLIIGSNTTEAHPVIGQKMKQASRRGAKLIVVDPRRIELVDYAHLWLPIRPGTNVALINALMYVIITEGLADKEFIAERTEGYDSLWSVVQNYPPERVAALTGIPAEKISAAARLYATTERAGIFYTLGITEHTSGTNNVMNLANLAMITGHVGKEFSGVNPLRGQNNVQGACDMGALPDVFPGYQKVANPEVRERFAAAWNCHLDGTPGLRIPEMIDLAAEGYVRAMYIMGEDPALTDPDITHVRKALANLDFLVVQDLFISETAKFADVILPGASFLEKDGTFTSTERRVQRVRRAISPRGESRPDWQIIGDLATRMGYPMAYASPAEIFAEMASLTPSYAGMSYERLEGDGLQWPCPAPDHPGTKFLHAGKFPRGKGLLQGIDYQPPAEMTDAEYPILLTTGRMLYHYGITTRYSASLESYRPEEMAEINPEQAAALGVQTGDKVAVVSRRGRLVAKVQVTDRVPPGMMFMTYHYKEAPVNILTNAVFDPISKTAEYKVAAVRLEPAS; encoded by the coding sequence ATGGTTAACCTGACCATTGACGGACAAAGGGTTACGGCTCCAGAGGGCCTGACCATCCTGGAGGTGGCCCGGGAAAACGGTATCCATATCCCCACCCTGTGCCACCATCCGAAGTTGCGGCCCCTGGGGTATTGCCGGCTGTGCCTGGTCGACATCGAGGGCGCCGCTAAACCCATGACGGCCTGCAATACGCCGGTAGCCGAGGGGATGGTGGTCCGGACCGGCACGCCTGCTATAGAAGGGATGCGCAAGGGCATTATTGAAATGCTCCTCAGCCTGCACCCGGAGGACTGCCTGACCTGCGAAAAGGCAGGCAACTGCCAGCTCCAGGATTGTGCCTACACTTACGGTGCAAAGCATGGCGAACTGCCGGTAAAGCGCGAGGAATTGCCCATTTTGCAGGAAAACCCCTTTATTGTGCGGGATTACAATAAATGCATCGTCTGCGGCCGTTGCGTCCGCGCCTGTCAGGAGGTGCAGGTCCAGGGGGTCGTGGACCTGGTGGATAAAGGCAGCGCCGCCCGGGTGGGGGCGACGAAGGCCGGGGCGGAAGTAACCCTGGAAGAAGGGGGCTGCGTCTTTTGCGGTAACTGCGTCCAGGTCTGCCCGGTAGGGGCCCTGACGGAGAAAGCCGGCCTGGGCCAGGGCCGCGAGTGGGAGACGCGAAAGGTACGTACCACCTGCACCTTCTGCGGCGTAGGCTGCAACCTGGAGGTTAGCGTCAAGGACGACCACGTGGTGCGCGTTCGCGGTTATGACAATCCCCTGGTGAATAACGGCTGGACCTGCGTCAAGGGCCGCTTCGGCAACGACTTTGCCGAGAGCCCGGAGCGGGTTCCCCGGCCCCTCATCCGTGTGGGTGAGCGGGGTGAGGGCCGCTTCCGGGAAGCCACCTGGGACGAGGCCCTGGATTACACAGCCCGGCGGTTGACGGAAATCAAGGGGCAGTACGGCAGCCGGGCCATCGCCGCCTTGAGTTCGGCCCGCTGCACCAATGAAGATAACTACCTCATGCAGAAGTTCATGCGGGCGGTGATCGGCAGCAATAACGTCGACCACTGCGCCCGGACCTGACACGCCCCTACCGTGGCCGGTCTGGCCATTGCCTTTGGTAGCGGCGCTATGACCAATTCCATCGCCGAGATCGAGCATAACGACGTTCTACTGATTATCGGTTCCAACACCACCGAGGCCCACCCGGTTATCGGCCAGAAGATGAAGCAGGCCTCCCGGCGGGGAGCGAAATTGATTGTCGTCGACCCGCGCCGCATCGAGCTGGTGGACTACGCCCACCTGTGGCTGCCCATCCGGCCGGGGACCAATGTGGCCCTCATCAACGCCCTGATGTACGTCATTATCACAGAAGGCCTAGCCGATAAGGAGTTTATCGCGGAGCGGACGGAGGGCTATGACAGCCTCTGGTCCGTGGTCCAGAACTACCCGCCGGAGCGGGTGGCGGCCCTTACCGGCATACCGGCGGAGAAGATCTCCGCCGCGGCACGCCTCTACGCCACCACTGAGCGGGCGGGCATTTTCTACACCCTGGGTATTACTGAGCATACCAGCGGTACCAACAATGTCATGAACCTGGCGAATCTCGCCATGATTACCGGTCATGTGGGTAAGGAGTTCAGCGGCGTCAACCCCCTGCGGGGCCAGAACAACGTCCAGGGGGCCTGCGATATGGGCGCCCTGCCCGATGTCTTCCCCGGTTACCAAAAGGTAGCCAACCCGGAGGTGCGCGAGCGTTTCGCCGCTGCCTGGAATTGCCATCTGGACGGTACGCCGGGCCTGCGCATTCCGGAGATGATCGATCTGGCGGCCGAGGGCTATGTCCGGGCCATGTACATCATGGGTGAAGACCCGGCCCTGACGGACCCGGACATCACCCATGTGCGTAAAGCCCTGGCCAACCTGGACTTCCTGGTGGTGCAGGACCTCTTCATCTCCGAGACGGCGAAGTTCGCCGATGTCATCCTCCCCGGGGCCAGTTTCCTGGAGAAGGACGGCACCTTTACCAGTACTGAACGCCGGGTGCAGCGGGTGCGGCGGGCCATCAGCCCCCGGGGCGAATCCCGGCCCGACTGGCAGATTATCGGCGACCTGGCGACCAGGATGGGTTATCCCATGGCTTACGCCTCGCCGGCGGAGATTTTCGCCGAGATGGCGAGCCTCACCCCCAGTTACGCCGGTATGAGTTACGAGCGCCTGGAGGGCGACGGCCTGCAGTGGCCCTGCCCGGCGCCGGACCACCCGGGGACGAAGTTCCTCCACGCCGGCAAATTCCCCCGGGGTAAAGGGTTGCTCCAGGGTATCGACTACCAGCCCCCGGCGGAGATGACGGATGCAGAATACCCCATCCTGCTGACCACCGGCCGCATGCTTTACCACTACGGCATCACCACCCGCTACTCAGCCAGCCTGGAAAGCTACCGGCCGGAGGAAATGGCCGAGATTAATCCGGAACAGGCGGCCGCCCTGGGGGTGCAGACAGGGGATAAAGTAGCCGTCGTCTCCCGCCGCGGCCGCCTGGTGGCGAAAGTCCAGGTCACCGACCGGGTGCCGCCGGGAATGATGTTTATGACTTATCACTATAAGGAAGCCCCGGTCAACATCCTCACCAACGCCGTCTTCGATCCGATCAGCAAAACGGCCGAGTATAAGGTGGCCGCGGTGCGGCTGGAACCGGCGAGTTAA